A single window of Pectobacterium parmentieri DNA harbors:
- a CDS encoding IS3 family transposase (programmed frameshift) — translation MRKARFTEHQIIAVLKSVEAGRTVKDVCREAGISEASYYNWKAKFGGMEASDIKKMKDLEDENRRLKQMFADLSLECRALKDVIEKKPLKPAIKRELVSYLTAQFAMSIRQACRTLSLSRTVYFYQPDTCRDEPVIQALAEVAERYPRYGFKKLFQVLRRQGNAWNHKRVHRIYCLLKLNFRRKGKQRLPVRNPTPLATPEALNQSWSIDFMHDALVCGRRFRTFNVVDDFNREALAIEIDLNIPAQRVVRVLDRIVANRGYPLKLRMDNGPELISLTLAQWAEEHGVMLEFIKPGKPTQNAFIERFNRTYRTEILDFYLFRTLNEAREITERWLTEYNSERPHESLNNLTPEEYRLMAENPEISKSVWN, via the exons ATGCGTAAAGCCCGATTCACTGAGCACCAGATCATCGCCGTTCTGAAGTCCGTCGAAGCTGGACGTACCGTCAAGGATGTCTGCCGCGAAGCCGGCATTTCCGAAGCCAGCTATTACAACTGGAAAGCGAAGTTTGGTGGTATGGAAGCTTCTGATATCAAAAAGATGAAAGATCTGGAGGATGAAAATCGTCGTCTGAAACAGATGTTTGCCGATCTGAGTCTCGAGTGTCGTGCTCTGAAAGATGTCATCGAAAAAAAGC CTTTAAAACCAGCGATAAAGCGTGAGCTCGTCAGTTACCTGACCGCGCAGTTTGCGATGAGCATACGCCAGGCATGCAGGACATTGTCGCTGAGCAGGACGGTGTATTTTTATCAGCCGGACACCTGTCGTGATGAACCGGTGATCCAGGCTCTGGCGGAGGTGGCTGAACGCTATCCCCGTTACGGTTTTAAGAAGCTGTTTCAGGTGCTGCGCAGGCAAGGCAATGCCTGGAATCATAAACGCGTTCATCGCATTTACTGCCTGCTGAAACTGAATTTTCGCCGTAAGGGAAAGCAACGTCTGCCGGTGCGCAATCCGACTCCGCTGGCGACGCCGGAAGCACTGAACCAGAGCTGGTCGATAGATTTTATGCATGATGCGCTGGTCTGCGGCAGACGCTTTCGGACCTTCAATGTGGTGGATGACTTTAACCGCGAGGCTCTCGCAATAGAAATCGATCTGAATATCCCGGCGCAGCGGGTGGTCAGAGTACTGGACAGGATCGTGGCAAACCGTGGTTATCCGCTGAAACTGCGGATGGACAATGGCCCGGAGCTAATCTCGCTGACTTTGGCACAGTGGGCTGAAGAGCATGGCGTGATGCTGGAATTTATCAAACCGGGAAAACCAACGCAAAATGCCTTCATCGAACGTTTTAACCGAACGTACCGGACAGAGATACTGGATTTTTATCTGTTCAGAACCCTGAATGAAGCGAGGGAAATCACAGAACGCTGGCTGACGGAATACAACAGCGAGCGGCCTCATGAATCCCTGAATAACCTGACGCCGGAAGAGTACCGGCTGATGGCTGAAAATCCGGAAATCTCAAAAAGTGTGTGGAACTAA
- the rapA gene encoding RNA polymerase-associated protein RapA gives MPFTLGQRWISDTESELGLGTVVAVDTRMITLLFPASGENRLYSRSDAPITRVMFNPGDTVTSHEGWQLKVDDVREEKGLLVYCGQRLDDETQAELREVFLDSKLTFNKPQDRLFAGQIDRMDRFALRYRARKHQNEQALQQWGGLRGMRASLIPHQLHIAHEVGQRHAPRVLLADEVGLGKTIEAGMIIHQQLLAGRANRVLIIVPETLQHQWLVEMLRRFNLLFSLFDDERYAEAKLDSSNPFETEQLVICSLGFVQRSAQRFAQLVNADWDLLVVDEAHHLVWSEESPSPEYQAIEALARATPAVLLLTATPEQLGQQSHFARLRLLDPNRFHDYQEFVAEQQQYRPVADAVTLLLAGETAQTAELNALSDLLGEQDIEPLLKSINSDSDDNQKARQELITMLMDRHGTSRVLFRNTRQGVKGFPQRILHQIRLPLPSQYQTAIKVSGIMNANKPLETRARDMLYPEQIYQQLEGDDATWWNFDPRVEWLLNYLTANRDEKVLVICAQAATALQLEQVLRTREAIRAAVFHEGLSILERDRAAAYFASEEEGAQVLICSEIGSEGRNFQFASHLVMFDLPFNPDLLEQRIGRLDRIGQAKEIQVLVPYLENTAQAMLVRWYHEGLDAFEHTCPTGRTIYDAHHTQLIERLTTVGEQQGLDEFIHTCRQQHDSLKQQLEQGRDRLLEMHSNGGEQAQLLAQAIAEQDNDVNLVTFALNLFDIVGINQEDRSDNLIILTPSDHMLVPDFPGLPQDGCTITFDRDQALSREDAQFISWEHPLIRNGLDLVLSGDTGSCAVSLLKNKALPVGTLLAELVYVVEAQAPKHLQLTRFLPPTPVRLLMDRKGTDLAAQVEFESFNRQLNAVNRHTSSKLVNAVQSDVHAMLQQAEALVETQARQLITEAQQQADLQLRRELERLEALKAVNPNIREDELTALENQREQVLSNLHEANWRLDAIRLVVVTHQ, from the coding sequence ATGCCTTTTACACTTGGTCAGCGCTGGATCAGCGATACAGAAAGCGAACTTGGACTGGGAACGGTTGTTGCCGTCGATACGCGTATGATAACGCTGCTTTTCCCTGCCAGCGGTGAAAACCGACTTTATTCCCGCAGCGATGCCCCCATCACCCGCGTGATGTTCAACCCCGGCGACACCGTTACCAGCCATGAAGGTTGGCAGCTCAAGGTTGATGACGTGCGGGAAGAAAAAGGGTTGCTGGTGTATTGCGGCCAACGCCTGGACGATGAAACGCAGGCAGAACTGCGTGAAGTCTTTTTAGACAGCAAGCTCACGTTCAACAAACCGCAAGATCGCCTGTTCGCCGGACAGATTGATCGTATGGATCGCTTTGCTCTGCGCTATCGCGCCCGCAAGCACCAGAACGAGCAGGCACTGCAACAATGGGGCGGTTTGCGCGGCATGCGTGCCAGCCTCATCCCCCATCAGCTTCACATCGCTCATGAAGTTGGCCAACGCCATGCGCCACGTGTTTTGCTGGCGGACGAAGTCGGTCTGGGGAAAACCATTGAAGCCGGAATGATCATCCACCAGCAACTGCTGGCGGGTCGTGCCAATCGCGTGCTGATTATCGTACCGGAAACCCTGCAACATCAGTGGCTGGTCGAAATGCTGCGCCGCTTTAACCTGCTGTTCTCACTGTTTGACGACGAGCGCTATGCCGAAGCCAAGCTGGACAGCAGCAATCCGTTTGAAACTGAACAGTTGGTGATCTGCTCACTGGGATTTGTTCAACGCAGTGCCCAGCGTTTTGCACAGTTGGTCAACGCCGACTGGGACCTGCTGGTGGTGGATGAAGCCCACCATCTGGTTTGGAGCGAAGAGAGCCCCAGCCCGGAATACCAGGCTATTGAAGCTCTGGCTCGCGCGACCCCTGCCGTTCTGCTATTAACCGCAACGCCGGAACAGCTTGGGCAGCAGAGCCACTTTGCGCGCTTACGCCTACTCGATCCCAACCGTTTCCACGACTATCAGGAATTCGTTGCCGAACAGCAGCAGTACCGTCCAGTCGCCGATGCCGTCACTCTGCTATTAGCGGGTGAAACCGCTCAGACGGCTGAGCTAAATGCGCTGAGCGATCTTCTGGGTGAACAGGACATTGAGCCGTTGCTGAAATCCATCAACAGCGACAGCGACGACAACCAGAAAGCACGTCAGGAACTGATCACCATGCTGATGGATCGCCACGGCACCAGCCGTGTGCTGTTTCGCAATACGCGTCAGGGCGTTAAAGGCTTCCCGCAGCGTATCCTGCATCAAATCCGTCTGCCGCTGCCGTCGCAGTACCAAACCGCCATTAAAGTTTCCGGCATTATGAACGCGAATAAGCCGTTGGAAACACGCGCCCGCGATATGCTGTATCCAGAACAAATTTATCAACAGCTCGAAGGGGACGATGCAACCTGGTGGAACTTCGATCCGCGTGTCGAATGGTTGCTGAACTACCTGACTGCCAATCGTGATGAAAAAGTGCTGGTAATCTGTGCTCAGGCCGCCACAGCGCTACAGTTGGAGCAGGTGCTGCGCACGCGTGAAGCGATTCGCGCCGCCGTCTTCCATGAGGGATTGTCTATTCTGGAACGTGACCGCGCCGCCGCCTATTTCGCTTCCGAAGAAGAAGGCGCACAGGTGCTGATCTGTTCAGAGATCGGCTCAGAAGGCCGTAATTTCCAGTTTGCCAGCCATCTAGTGATGTTCGATCTGCCGTTCAACCCCGACCTGCTGGAACAGCGTATTGGTCGTCTGGATCGTATCGGGCAAGCAAAAGAAATTCAGGTTCTGGTGCCGTATCTGGAAAATACTGCACAGGCCATGTTGGTACGCTGGTATCACGAAGGGCTGGATGCGTTTGAACACACCTGCCCGACAGGTCGCACTATCTATGATGCACACCATACGCAGTTGATTGAGCGACTGACGACCGTCGGCGAGCAGCAGGGATTGGATGAATTTATCCATACTTGCCGTCAGCAGCACGACAGCCTGAAGCAACAGCTTGAACAAGGCCGCGATCGTCTGCTGGAAATGCATTCTAACGGTGGCGAGCAGGCTCAGTTGCTGGCACAGGCCATTGCAGAACAGGATAATGACGTCAATCTGGTGACATTTGCCCTGAACCTGTTTGATATTGTTGGCATCAATCAGGAAGATCGCAGCGATAACCTGATCATACTGACGCCATCCGATCATATGCTGGTGCCGGATTTCCCAGGTTTGCCGCAGGACGGCTGTACGATCACCTTCGATCGCGATCAGGCGCTTTCCCGCGAAGATGCACAGTTTATCAGTTGGGAACACCCGCTCATCCGTAACGGGCTCGATCTGGTGCTGTCCGGCGATACCGGAAGCTGTGCGGTTTCCTTGCTGAAAAATAAAGCGCTACCAGTCGGCACACTGCTGGCTGAGCTAGTTTACGTTGTGGAAGCTCAGGCACCAAAACACCTGCAACTGACCCGTTTCCTACCGCCAACACCGGTTCGCCTGCTGATGGATCGTAAAGGCACGGATCTGGCGGCACAGGTTGAGTTTGAGAGCTTCAACCGCCAGCTCAACGCGGTAAACCGCCATACGTCCAGCAAGCTGGTGAATGCGGTGCAATCCGATGTTCATGCCATGCTGCAACAGGCAGAAGCATTGGTGGAAACGCAGGCGCGTCAGCTTATCACCGAAGCGCAACAGCAGGCCGATCTGCAACTGCGCCGCGAGTTGGAACGTTTGGAAGCACTGAAAGCCGTCAACCCTAACATTCGTGAAGACGAACTGACCGCGCTGGAAAATCAGCGCGAGCAGGTGTTAAGCAACCTGCACGAAGCCAACTGGCGTCTGGATGCGATCCGTCTGGTCGTGGTGACGCACCAGTAA
- the lptD gene encoding LPS assembly protein LptD, whose translation MKKSFPTLLATLVWSALYSQHALADLAEQCMLGVPTYNRPLVTGDPNQLPVNIQADKTEANYPNNAKFIGNVNIQQGNSIMTAEQVELNQLDPATQSSIPTRTITATGNVHYDDNQVILKGPKAWANLNTKDTDVYEGDYQMVGRQGRGSADKMKMRDSNRYTILENGSFTSCLPGDNSWSVVGSEVIQDREEQVAEIWNARFKIGGVPVFYSPYLQLPIGDKRRSGFLIPNAKYGSSNGFELLTPYYWNIAPNFDATITPHLQTKRGMQWQNEFRYLATPGLGVIQFDWLPSDREYAKSAPQDDNDTRWLLHWGHSGVMDQVWRFNADYTKVSDDRYFTDLDSHYGSTTDGYVTQKLSAGYANQNWNTTLSTKQFQVFSNATSRDVYRAEPQLDINYYQNDIGPVDMHLYGQAVKFTNVNDNRPEATRLHVEPTLNLPLANRWASLNTEAKLLATHYQQDNLERYRTSSTPNIDQSTKDALKDSVNRVMPQYKVDGKMVFEREMDWSQAYTQTLEPRAQYLYVPYRDQSSIHSYDSTLMQTDYSGLFRDRSYSGLDRIASANQLVTGVTTRIYDDALVERFNASIGQIYYFDRPRTGDRSTSLDKSDNNGSQVWAGDSFLKINDSWGVRGGLQYDNRLNEVALGDAVLEYRRDAERLVQLNYRYASPEYIRDMIPNVTNPGFQQGISQVGITASWPIVERWAVVGAYYYDTKANQPANQLIGLQYNTCCWAVSVGYERKITDWNSASRSSEYDNKVSFNIELRGLSSNYSLGSDKMLRSGILPYQRAF comes from the coding sequence ATGAAAAAAAGTTTCCCAACTCTGCTGGCCACTCTGGTTTGGTCGGCGCTTTACAGCCAGCACGCGCTGGCCGATCTCGCTGAACAGTGCATGCTGGGTGTACCCACGTACAACAGGCCGCTGGTAACAGGCGATCCCAATCAGTTGCCGGTCAATATTCAGGCCGACAAAACCGAAGCCAATTATCCCAACAACGCCAAATTCATCGGCAATGTTAATATCCAGCAGGGCAACAGCATCATGACTGCCGAGCAGGTGGAGCTGAACCAACTGGACCCAGCAACGCAGAGCAGCATACCTACGCGCACCATTACCGCGACGGGGAATGTCCACTACGACGACAATCAGGTCATCCTCAAAGGCCCTAAAGCCTGGGCCAACCTGAACACCAAAGATACCGACGTCTATGAAGGCGACTATCAGATGGTGGGTCGTCAAGGGCGTGGTTCCGCCGACAAAATGAAAATGCGTGACAGCAATCGCTACACCATTCTGGAAAACGGCTCTTTCACTTCCTGCCTGCCGGGAGATAATAGCTGGAGTGTCGTCGGTTCGGAAGTAATTCAAGACAGAGAAGAACAGGTTGCTGAAATCTGGAACGCGCGTTTCAAGATTGGTGGCGTACCTGTGTTCTACAGTCCGTATTTACAACTTCCTATCGGTGATAAACGACGCTCAGGCTTCCTGATCCCCAATGCAAAATATGGTAGCAGCAATGGCTTTGAACTGCTGACACCCTATTACTGGAATATTGCCCCTAATTTTGACGCCACCATCACACCGCATCTGCAAACCAAACGCGGCATGCAGTGGCAGAACGAATTCCGCTACCTGGCCACGCCGGGCCTCGGTGTTATTCAGTTCGATTGGCTACCCAGCGACCGTGAATACGCCAAAAGCGCACCGCAGGACGATAATGATACGCGCTGGCTGCTCCACTGGGGCCACAGCGGCGTGATGGATCAGGTGTGGCGTTTTAACGCAGACTATACAAAAGTCAGCGACGATCGCTACTTTACCGATCTGGATTCGCATTACGGCTCAACCACTGACGGCTACGTTACCCAAAAACTCAGTGCAGGTTATGCGAACCAAAACTGGAACACCACACTGTCCACCAAACAGTTTCAGGTCTTTTCCAACGCGACCAGTCGTGATGTCTACCGCGCAGAACCACAGCTTGATATCAATTACTACCAGAATGATATCGGCCCGGTTGATATGCATCTTTATGGTCAGGCGGTAAAATTTACCAACGTCAACGACAACCGGCCAGAAGCCACGCGTCTGCACGTTGAGCCAACGCTAAATCTCCCGCTGGCAAACCGCTGGGCCAGCCTGAATACCGAAGCTAAGCTATTAGCGACGCACTACCAGCAGGATAATCTGGAACGTTACCGTACTTCCTCGACGCCAAACATTGACCAAAGTACCAAAGATGCACTGAAAGACTCGGTGAATCGGGTGATGCCGCAATATAAAGTCGACGGCAAGATGGTCTTTGAACGCGAAATGGACTGGTCGCAGGCTTATACCCAGACGCTGGAACCTCGTGCGCAATATCTGTACGTGCCCTATCGCGATCAGAGCAGTATCCATAGCTATGACTCCACACTCATGCAGACCGACTATTCCGGCCTGTTCCGCGATCGCAGCTACAGCGGCCTGGATCGTATCGCGTCCGCGAATCAGCTTGTGACTGGTGTCACCACGCGAATTTATGATGATGCGTTGGTTGAACGTTTTAACGCTTCTATTGGTCAAATTTATTACTTCGATCGCCCGCGTACCGGTGACCGCAGTACGTCACTCGATAAGAGTGATAACAACGGCAGCCAGGTGTGGGCTGGTGACTCCTTCCTGAAGATCAATGACAGTTGGGGGGTTCGTGGTGGTCTGCAGTATGACAATCGCCTGAACGAAGTTGCACTGGGCGATGCCGTGCTAGAATACCGTCGCGATGCGGAACGTTTGGTACAGTTAAACTACCGTTACGCCAGCCCTGAATATATTCGCGACATGATCCCTAATGTTACGAACCCTGGCTTCCAGCAAGGTATTTCACAGGTTGGTATCACCGCGAGTTGGCCGATCGTAGAGCGTTGGGCGGTTGTGGGTGCTTATTATTACGACACCAAGGCCAATCAGCCAGCAAACCAACTCATTGGCTTACAGTACAACACCTGCTGCTGGGCTGTGAGCGTCGGCTATGAACGTAAAATTACCGACTGGAACAGCGCTAGCCGTAGCAGCGAATACGACAACAAAGTGTCATTTAATATTGAATTACGTGGTTTAAGCAGCAATTACAGTCTGGGTTCCGACAAAATGCTGCGTTCAGGCATTTTGCCTTACCAGCGCGCATTCTGA
- the rluA gene encoding bifunctional tRNA pseudouridine(32) synthase/23S rRNA pseudouridine(746) synthase RluA — MEPYNPPTDPWLHILYQDQHIMVVNKPSGLLSVPGRAPEHKDSVMSRIQADYPAAESVHRLDMATSGVIAVALTKAAERELKRQFREREPKKCYLARVWGHMAQDEGVIDLPLICDWPNRPKQKVCFETGKSAQTEYQVLSRDDDGTTRVKLMPITGRSHQLRVHLLALGHPILGDGFYAHPDAKAMAPRLLLHAQELAITHPAFNTPMHFRCEADF; from the coding sequence ATGGAACCCTATAATCCGCCTACCGATCCCTGGTTGCACATTCTTTACCAGGATCAGCACATCATGGTGGTGAATAAACCCAGCGGGCTACTGTCGGTTCCCGGCCGTGCGCCAGAACACAAAGACAGCGTCATGAGCCGCATTCAGGCTGACTACCCCGCGGCCGAATCCGTTCATCGTCTGGATATGGCAACCAGCGGCGTGATTGCCGTTGCACTCACAAAAGCTGCCGAGCGCGAATTAAAGCGCCAGTTTCGCGAGCGTGAACCTAAGAAATGCTACCTTGCTCGCGTCTGGGGACATATGGCGCAGGATGAAGGCGTTATCGATCTGCCACTGATCTGCGACTGGCCGAACCGCCCGAAACAGAAAGTCTGCTTTGAAACAGGAAAATCAGCACAGACGGAGTATCAGGTACTCTCGCGTGACGATGACGGTACGACACGCGTCAAGCTGATGCCGATTACCGGTCGTTCTCATCAACTGCGCGTCCACCTGCTCGCACTCGGCCACCCTATCCTCGGCGATGGCTTTTACGCACATCCCGATGCCAAAGCGATGGCCCCCCGCCTTTTACTGCACGCACAAGAGTTAGCGATCACACACCCAGCGTTCAATACCCCGATGCACTTTCGTTGTGAGGCAGATTTCTGA
- a CDS encoding PAAR domain-containing protein produces the protein MSKAVALKGHNHTCPLVDPGPKPHIGGPISRCQQSFVTFNGIPLALVGDKLVCVGSGSEDSIVSGSSCVTINGIPVARIGDSTAHGGVIVDGESGLTMD, from the coding sequence ATGAGCAAAGCCGTTGCTTTGAAAGGCCATAACCATACTTGCCCGCTTGTTGACCCAGGCCCGAAACCTCATATTGGTGGCCCGATTAGCCGTTGCCAGCAGAGCTTTGTGACTTTTAATGGTATTCCACTGGCATTGGTTGGAGACAAACTCGTGTGTGTAGGGAGCGGATCAGAGGACAGCATCGTCAGCGGTTCATCTTGTGTCACTATTAATGGTATTCCCGTTGCTCGGATAGGTGATTCTACAGCACATGGTGGTGTCATTGTGGACGGTGAGTCAGGGTTGACGATGGATTAG
- the djlA gene encoding co-chaperone DjlA, with product MRYWGKLLGLALGIASSVGIWGVIMGLLMGHWIDRVQASRRRDYFSAQSTRQSLFFLTTFQAMGHLTKSKGRVTEADIKIATKMMDRLELFGEARTAAQRAFREGKAGHFPLRIKLRKLRDACLGRFDLIKMFLEIQLQVAFVDGVLHPNERRVLYVIADELGVTREQFEFFLRNMESPTGQQSRQNQSRQNGKSHQRRSSSYSNGGYSGGHSYGGQRPASVPCGPTVESACRTLGVRSSDDAATIKRAYRKLMSEHHPDKLVAKKLSPRMMEMAKRKAQDIQAAYELLKGANRAK from the coding sequence ATGCGGTATTGGGGAAAGTTGCTGGGGTTGGCGCTGGGAATTGCCTCGAGCGTTGGCATCTGGGGAGTGATCATGGGCTTACTGATGGGGCATTGGATTGACAGAGTCCAGGCATCGCGTCGCCGTGATTATTTCTCCGCTCAGTCTACCCGTCAGTCACTGTTCTTTCTCACAACCTTTCAGGCGATGGGGCATCTGACCAAATCCAAAGGTCGGGTGACGGAAGCTGACATCAAGATCGCGACCAAAATGATGGATCGCCTTGAGCTGTTTGGTGAGGCTAGAACTGCTGCCCAACGGGCTTTCCGCGAGGGAAAGGCCGGCCATTTCCCTTTGCGAATAAAATTGCGCAAGCTGCGGGATGCCTGTCTGGGGCGTTTTGATTTAATTAAGATGTTTCTGGAAATTCAGCTTCAGGTCGCGTTTGTCGATGGTGTTCTACACCCAAATGAGCGCCGTGTGCTGTATGTGATTGCGGATGAACTGGGCGTGACGCGTGAGCAGTTTGAGTTCTTTTTGCGAAATATGGAAAGCCCCACAGGGCAGCAGTCTCGGCAAAACCAGTCGCGACAGAATGGCAAATCACATCAGCGGCGCAGCAGTAGTTATTCCAATGGGGGTTACTCCGGCGGGCACTCTTATGGCGGTCAACGCCCGGCTTCGGTGCCGTGTGGGCCAACGGTTGAAAGCGCCTGCCGTACTTTGGGGGTGCGCAGTAGCGATGATGCCGCTACGATTAAACGCGCTTACCGTAAACTCATGAGCGAACATCATCCTGATAAGCTGGTCGCGAAGAAGCTTTCACCGAGAATGATGGAGATGGCCAAACGCAAGGCGCAGGATATTCAGGCCGCCTATGAACTGTTAAAAGGTGCGAATCGGGCAAAATAA
- a CDS encoding DNA polymerase II yields the protein MTQVRQGFLLTRHWHDTPAGTQVEFWLATDEGPLLARLPVQEAIAFIPVQQEARARMLLQQEKRWQLKPLAMQDFHHQPLLGLYCPQYRQLLRLEKLLREGGVQIYEADIRPTERFLMERFITAPVWLSGTLMSDNLLTQARMKSNPDYRPTLRLVSLDIETNRHGELYCIGLEGCGQRQVYMLGPPNGIPAERDDFTLEYVASRPLLLEKLNAWMQLHDPDAIIGWNLVQFDLRVLQKHAERYNIPLKLGRNGQALEWREHGFKQGHFFASATGRLIIDGIEALKSATWNFASFSLEFVAQSLLGEGKAIDTPYQRMDEIDRRFAEDKPALARYNLQDCELVTRIFDKTELLPFLLERASVTGLAADRSGGSVAAFSHLYLPRMHRMGYVAPNLGEVALEASPGGFVMDSRPGLYDSVLVLDYKSLYPSIIRTFLIDPVGLAVGTQNPDTQHAVSGFRGAWFSREQHCLPAIVEQIWQGREAAKRTNNKPLSQALKIIMNAFYGVLGATGCRFFDPRLASSITLRGHEIMRKTRELIEEQGYQVIYGDTDSTFVWLKYSHSEEEAAKIGKTLVQHINQWWTLHLQDTQQLTSALELEFETHFRRFLMPTIRGAEQGSKKRYAGMIDTPQGEKMVYKGLETVRSDWTPLAQQFQQQLYLLIFQQQAYQDWLRDYVDRTLNGDFDDLLIYRKRLRRKLDDYQRNVPPHARAAKIADDYNRQQGRPLQYQNGGWISYVMTVHGPEPLETRHSPLDYQHYIERQLQPVADAILPFLHDDFATLVTGQMGLF from the coding sequence GTGACTCAGGTTCGTCAGGGGTTTCTACTGACCCGCCACTGGCACGATACGCCAGCAGGCACGCAGGTTGAATTTTGGCTGGCCACCGATGAAGGCCCGCTGCTCGCACGACTGCCGGTACAAGAGGCCATCGCCTTTATTCCCGTACAGCAAGAAGCCCGCGCAAGAATGCTTTTACAGCAGGAAAAACGCTGGCAGTTAAAACCGCTCGCTATGCAGGATTTCCATCATCAACCGCTGTTGGGGCTGTATTGCCCGCAATACCGTCAGCTACTGCGGCTGGAAAAGTTACTGCGTGAAGGTGGCGTTCAGATCTACGAAGCGGATATTCGCCCGACTGAGCGCTTTCTGATGGAACGCTTTATCACCGCTCCCGTGTGGCTAAGCGGCACACTTATGTCAGATAACCTGCTGACACAAGCCCGCATGAAGTCGAATCCCGATTACCGTCCGACGCTCAGGCTGGTATCGTTAGATATCGAAACCAACCGCCACGGCGAGCTTTACTGCATTGGGCTGGAAGGCTGTGGACAGCGCCAGGTTTACATGCTCGGCCCACCGAACGGGATACCTGCTGAACGCGATGATTTTACGCTTGAGTATGTCGCCAGCCGCCCGCTATTGTTGGAAAAGCTGAACGCCTGGATGCAGTTGCACGATCCCGATGCCATCATCGGCTGGAATCTGGTGCAGTTTGACCTGCGCGTTTTGCAAAAACATGCCGAACGCTACAACATCCCTCTCAAGCTGGGGCGTAATGGACAGGCGCTGGAATGGCGAGAACACGGCTTTAAACAGGGACATTTCTTTGCCAGCGCCACCGGCCGTCTGATTATTGACGGTATTGAAGCGCTCAAGTCCGCGACGTGGAATTTTGCCTCGTTCAGTCTGGAATTTGTCGCGCAGTCGCTGCTGGGGGAAGGCAAAGCCATCGACACGCCCTATCAGCGGATGGATGAAATTGACCGTCGCTTTGCCGAAGATAAGCCCGCACTCGCTCGCTATAATCTGCAAGATTGCGAACTCGTCACGCGTATTTTTGACAAAACCGAGCTTCTTCCCTTTTTACTGGAACGCGCCAGCGTCACCGGGCTGGCGGCAGACCGCAGCGGGGGTTCCGTTGCAGCATTTTCCCACCTCTATTTACCGCGCATGCATCGTATGGGTTACGTCGCCCCTAATCTGGGCGAGGTTGCGCTTGAGGCCAGCCCCGGTGGATTTGTCATGGATTCGCGTCCCGGCCTGTATGACTCAGTGCTCGTGCTGGATTACAAGAGCCTCTACCCCTCGATTATCCGTACCTTCCTGATCGACCCGGTCGGGCTAGCGGTGGGAACGCAGAATCCAGACACTCAACATGCCGTATCCGGTTTTCGCGGGGCATGGTTCTCCCGCGAACAGCACTGTTTACCTGCGATTGTCGAGCAAATCTGGCAAGGGCGTGAAGCAGCGAAGCGCACCAACAATAAGCCGCTATCACAGGCATTGAAGATCATCATGAATGCCTTTTACGGCGTACTGGGTGCTACCGGCTGTCGCTTCTTCGACCCGCGCCTCGCCTCCTCTATCACCCTGCGCGGTCATGAAATCATGCGTAAAACGCGCGAGCTGATCGAAGAACAAGGCTATCAGGTCATTTATGGCGATACCGACTCCACGTTCGTCTGGCTTAAGTACTCGCACAGTGAAGAGGAAGCCGCAAAAATTGGCAAAACGCTGGTACAGCACATTAATCAGTGGTGGACACTGCATCTGCAAGACACCCAACAATTAACCAGCGCGCTGGAGCTAGAGTTTGAAACCCATTTCCGCCGCTTCCTGATGCCAACGATTCGCGGCGCAGAGCAAGGCAGTAAAAAGCGCTACGCCGGAATGATCGACACGCCACAAGGCGAAAAGATGGTGTACAAAGGGCTGGAAACCGTGCGTAGCGACTGGACGCCGCTGGCACAGCAGTTTCAACAACAACTTTATCTGCTGATTTTTCAGCAACAAGCTTATCAGGACTGGCTGCGAGATTATGTCGATCGAACTCTGAACGGCGATTTTGACGATCTGCTGATTTACCGTAAACGACTACGTCGCAAGCTGGATGATTACCAGCGCAACGTGCCGCCACACGCCAGAGCCGCGAAGATCGCCGATGACTATAACCGCCAGCAAGGGCGGCCGCTGCAATACCAAAACGGCGGCTGGATCAGCTATGTGATGACCGTCCACGGCCCTGAACCACTGGAAACCCGGCATTCACCGTTAGATTACCAGCATTATATAGAACGCCAGCTCCAGCCCGTCGCGGACGCTATTCTGCCTTTCCTTCATGACGATTTTGCTACACTGGTGACAGGTCAGATGGGATTATTTTAA